The segment GACTCGTCGAGGGCGACCTGAGCCAGCGACCGGAGCAGGTGTGCTCCGTTCATCGGGGCGTCGAAACCCACAGTCATGCACTGCGCTCGTGCGCGACCGAGGGCGATCGGATCGACGCTGCGGGTGGCCACCAGGTAGTCGGTGACAGCCACTGCGTGCCGGGTTCGTTCGGCGCTCCACTCCGTGAGCCACGACGGCCAGACCCCGATCTCGGAGATGGCAGTATCCCGCCGGTACAGCGGAATGTTCTGTTCGACAAGCAGAGTGGTCACCAATGCTGCCTTGGCGGCTTCGGTCAAGGTCGAGGGACGCGAACCCCAGTACATCTCGGCCCGAACGAAGTCGGCCGGTTCCCACTGCACGGCGTCGGCGCGGTGGCGAACGAGATTCGCCTCGATGGTCGGCAACAGCTCTCGCAGAACCGCGAACTGCCCGATATCACTGCGCATGCCCGCCCCTTCGACGCCCGTCCACCCACTCCGACCGAGATCAACGTAGATCCGCCGTCCTCCCGTCGTGAACCGCTTGACGATTGTTTAGGGCAAGTCGCAAGCGCTCGAGGCGCGCGCTCGAGATAGGTCACAACGAGTTTTGCCGAAATGGTGGATCACGCGTTGATAACAACCTATGATCGACCCTGTTAGAGGCCAGGAAACAAACTTGAAGTACGAAAACGCCGCGGTTTCGTCGGGGATTGCATACATTGAGCCGTGGAAGCGCATGGATACGCGCAAGTAAGTTTGCTCTCCGAAGACCTGAAGAACCCAACACGAAGGGTTGATCTGTGACCGTTCACAACTGGACTAGCCTCGGAATCATGGTCGCGGGTCAGCCTGCGTCGGCTCCTCTTCGCGACTTCCGCGCGGTGGCGCGGCTCCTCGTGGGGCACTTCGCCGCCAACACCCCCTGCGGGTCATTGCCGGGCGAGCAGCTCCACGGCGACGTCACCGAATTCACCGTCAAGTGCATCAGTATCGCCGTGCAGATGCTCGACGAACGGCGTGCTCCGGCCGAGTCCGACCTGGCCGAACTTCGCGCCAAGGCCAGCCAGTGGGCCCGCGAAGGTGTGCCCCTCGAGTCCGTCCTCAGCGTCTACCACGAGGGCATCCAGATCGGCTGGAATCTCGTGTCCAAGAGGGCAGGTGAGGGCGACGCCGCTCAACTGATCGAGGCCGCGCGGATGTTCGTGCTGCTGTCGGAGAAGGTCTCCATCGCGGCCAGCAAGAGCTACGTCGAGGAACTCCAAGCGGTGGCCAGTGAGCACCACACGGCAGCGCACACCCTGGTGACCTCGCTGCTCAGCGGCCACAACGCGGTCTCGATGGCCCGTCAATCCGGCATCGAACTCGCCGACAGCTACCTCGTACTCGCCATCTCGGTGCCGCCGCACCCCGACGAGAACGACCCCAACATCCAGAAGACCGTCGCCGCCCGCAGAAAGCTGCGCCGCGTCCAGGCCGAGCTGGCCACGATCTGCGGTCGCACTCCCCTGTCTCTGCTCAGCACCGAGGGAGGCACCGTGCTCATTCCCGGCAACCACGACGACGAATGGGTCGAGGCCCTGGTGCATCGCATCGGTACCGCCGCCGAGGTTCCCGTCACCGTCACCGCCGAGCAGGCCGCTACTTCCGATATCCCCACCGCAGCCGATCAGGTACACGAACTGCTGTCGTTGGCGCACCAGTTGCACCGCCCGTCCGGCCTGTACCGCATGGACGACCTGGTGCTCGAGTACCAGCTCACGCGTCCCGGCCCCGGCCGTCGCCACCTGACCCAGATCCTCGAGCCCCTCGACTCGTCACCGGAGCTGCTCGAGACCCTCGAGATCCACATCTCGCACGATCTGAACCGTCAGCGGTCCGCTCGCCAGCTCCATCTGCACACCAACACCGTCGACTACCGCCTCAAGCGGATCGCTCAGCTGACCG is part of the Rhodococcus sp. SBT000017 genome and harbors:
- a CDS encoding CdaR family transcriptional regulator, giving the protein MVAGQPASAPLRDFRAVARLLVGHFAANTPCGSLPGEQLHGDVTEFTVKCISIAVQMLDERRAPAESDLAELRAKASQWAREGVPLESVLSVYHEGIQIGWNLVSKRAGEGDAAQLIEAARMFVLLSEKVSIAASKSYVEELQAVASEHHTAAHTLVTSLLSGHNAVSMARQSGIELADSYLVLAISVPPHPDENDPNIQKTVAARRKLRRVQAELATICGRTPLSLLSTEGGTVLIPGNHDDEWVEALVHRIGTAAEVPVTVTAEQAATSDIPTAADQVHELLSLAHQLHRPSGLYRMDDLVLEYQLTRPGPGRRHLTQILEPLDSSPELLETLEIHISHDLNRQRSARQLHLHTNTVDYRLKRIAQLTGFDPTRPSGIRHLQAALVARRLESSRGAA